One stretch of Riemerella columbina DNA includes these proteins:
- a CDS encoding DUF3347 domain-containing protein has protein sequence MKPIIKSLVALLMLSNAVCYAQNIKNKKTTTVKVYGNCEMCKSRIEKAGNKKREIFIDWNKETKIATISYDSLKTNESEILKRIALSGYDNEQFLSPNQAYDNLPNCCQYNRAKNFSYNNSNHSEHHSEKKNIKQNDLKAVFDNYFNLKDALIESDKELVSIKAKELGKSLESIKMSELQTDIHKVWMKVMEALKTQTKSIANSKDIQTQRIHFISLSDDIYSLLKTAKYEVPVYHQHCPMANKGKGANWLSTEKVIQNPYYGNTMLRCGETVETIK, from the coding sequence ATGAAACCAATAATTAAATCTTTGGTAGCATTACTAATGCTATCCAACGCAGTATGCTATGCACAAAATATAAAAAATAAAAAGACAACAACTGTAAAAGTTTATGGAAATTGTGAAATGTGTAAAAGCAGAATAGAAAAAGCAGGAAATAAAAAGAGAGAAATCTTTATAGATTGGAACAAAGAAACCAAAATAGCTACTATTTCCTATGACAGTTTAAAAACAAATGAGAGCGAAATATTAAAAAGAATTGCTTTATCAGGGTATGATAACGAGCAATTTCTGTCACCCAATCAGGCTTATGACAATTTACCAAACTGTTGCCAATACAATCGTGCAAAAAACTTTAGTTACAATAATTCAAATCACTCAGAGCACCATTCAGAGAAGAAAAATATCAAACAGAATGATTTGAAAGCAGTGTTTGATAATTATTTCAATTTGAAAGACGCCCTTATAGAATCAGATAAAGAATTAGTGTCCATTAAGGCTAAAGAATTAGGAAAATCATTAGAAAGTATAAAAATGAGTGAATTACAAACAGATATACATAAAGTTTGGATGAAAGTAATGGAAGCCTTAAAGACACAGACAAAAAGTATAGCTAATAGCAAAGATATACAAACACAGAGGATACACTTCATCTCACTTTCAGATGATATATATTCATTGCTAAAGACTGCAAAATATGAAGTACCCGTCTATCATCAGCATTGTCCTATGGCAAATAAAGGCAAAGGAGCAAATTGGTTAAGCACAGAAAAAGTAATTCAAAACCCCTATTATGGGAATACAATGCTTAGATGTGGAGAAACAGTAGAAACAATCAAATAG
- a CDS encoding GNAT family N-acetyltransferase gives MIEIQKFKEENIEKLISWIDNAEDLMQFAGPKFTFPLTKSQILESLEDKNRFAFTVKNKDDIIGHAEIYFTKNSFALGRILIDNENRGKGYGKLLTEKLLDFGFQKTDMEFAELNVFDWNKPAIKSYEKAGFVINPNKSLKRTINGKSWTALNMRIYRKDYKKTLR, from the coding sequence ATGATAGAAATTCAAAAATTTAAGGAAGAAAATATTGAAAAATTAATCTCTTGGATTGATAATGCTGAAGATTTGATGCAATTTGCCGGTCCGAAATTCACTTTTCCTCTTACTAAATCACAAATTTTGGAATCGTTAGAGGATAAAAATAGATTTGCATTTACAGTAAAAAATAAAGACGATATAATTGGACACGCCGAAATTTATTTCACTAAAAACTCATTTGCTTTGGGACGAATTTTAATTGATAACGAAAATCGAGGAAAAGGCTATGGAAAATTATTAACCGAGAAACTATTGGATTTCGGCTTTCAAAAAACGGACATGGAATTTGCAGAACTAAATGTTTTCGATTGGAATAAGCCTGCCATAAAATCGTATGAAAAAGCTGGTTTCGTAATTAATCCTAATAAATCATTAAAAAGAACAATAAATGGCAAAAGTTGGACCGCACTTAACATGAGAATTTATAGAAAAGATTATAAGAAAACCCTCAGGTAA
- a CDS encoding GNAT family N-acetyltransferase produces the protein MDLQKEFHLENSRVLLKPLAIEDTNNLANIAINEPELWNYTLSRLNTIEKLTAYIAKAIADREKGISYAFSVYDKLSQTYAGCTRFYDINFVHKTCDIGFTWYGKDFQGTGLNKNCKYLLLEFAFEVLEMERIQFRADKDNIRSINAIKSLGCTEEGVLRSHMYKPDGTRRDSMILSILKNEWNFCEKEKLRNKIGMRN, from the coding sequence ATGGATTTACAAAAAGAATTTCACTTAGAAAACTCAAGAGTATTGCTAAAACCTTTAGCTATAGAAGATACAAACAATCTAGCGAACATCGCCATTAACGAACCCGAATTATGGAATTACACCTTAAGCAGACTCAACACCATAGAAAAACTAACCGCATACATCGCAAAAGCCATAGCGGATAGAGAAAAGGGAATCTCTTATGCTTTCAGCGTTTATGACAAGCTAAGCCAGACTTATGCGGGATGCACAAGATTTTATGATATCAATTTTGTTCACAAAACATGTGATATAGGTTTCACTTGGTACGGCAAAGACTTTCAAGGAACTGGGCTCAACAAAAACTGCAAATATTTATTGTTAGAGTTCGCTTTTGAGGTATTGGAAATGGAAAGGATTCAATTTCGAGCCGACAAAGATAATATTAGAAGTATAAATGCTATTAAAAGCCTCGGTTGCACAGAAGAAGGTGTCCTTAGAAGTCATATGTATAAACCCGACGGAACCAGAAGAGATAGCATGATTCTGAGTATTTTAAAAAATGAGTGGAACTTTTGTGAGAAAGAGAAATTAAGAAATAAAATAGGAATGAGGAATTAA
- a CDS encoding TCR/Tet family MFS transporter, whose product MHRSKKSAAIGFIFITLLIDITGWGIIIPVVPKLIEELIHGDISQASQYGGWLSFVYAVMQFIFASVLGNLSDRYGRRPVILFSLLGFSANFFLQAWAPTIMWLFVGRILSGITGASVTTASAYIADISTEEDRSKNFGMIGAAFGLGFIIGPVLGGVLGQYGARVPFFAAGILCLINFVYGYFVLPESLSVENRRAFNWKRANPIGSLLQLKKYPELLGLFSAWFLIYIAGHAVQTNWAYFGMYRFHWNETTVGISLGVMGALTALVQGVLLRKINPKLGNQRSILYGIMMYGLGMLLFAFAGQSWMMFAILFIYCLGGIAGPSLQSVISAQVPANEQGDLQGALTSMISLTSIIGPPLMTNVFYYFTHSEAPFQFPGAPFFLGFLLITVSIVVVYYVFQKNKR is encoded by the coding sequence ATGCATCGGTCAAAGAAATCTGCAGCCATAGGCTTTATTTTTATCACTTTACTTATTGATATTACGGGGTGGGGGATTATCATTCCCGTTGTCCCGAAGTTGATAGAGGAACTGATCCACGGAGATATTAGCCAAGCCTCTCAGTATGGCGGTTGGTTGAGTTTTGTTTATGCCGTAATGCAGTTTATTTTCGCCTCCGTTTTAGGGAATTTGAGTGACCGCTATGGGCGGCGACCCGTTATTTTGTTTTCGCTCTTGGGCTTTTCAGCAAATTTCTTCCTTCAAGCGTGGGCACCTACCATTATGTGGCTGTTTGTGGGGCGTATTTTGTCAGGGATTACAGGCGCCAGCGTTACCACAGCGAGTGCCTACATCGCGGACATCAGCACCGAAGAAGACCGCTCCAAAAACTTTGGGATGATTGGTGCCGCCTTCGGTTTGGGCTTTATTATAGGGCCTGTGCTGGGCGGTGTGCTGGGGCAGTATGGCGCAAGGGTGCCTTTTTTTGCCGCGGGGATCTTGTGTTTAATCAATTTTGTGTATGGTTATTTTGTGTTGCCAGAAAGCCTTTCGGTGGAAAATCGGCGGGCGTTCAATTGGAAGCGTGCCAACCCCATCGGTTCTTTATTGCAACTGAAAAAATATCCAGAGCTTTTGGGGCTCTTTTCGGCTTGGTTTTTAATCTACATTGCAGGGCACGCCGTGCAGACCAATTGGGCTTATTTTGGAATGTACCGTTTCCATTGGAACGAAACCACGGTGGGCATTTCCTTAGGCGTTATGGGCGCCCTCACAGCATTAGTCCAAGGCGTCCTTTTGAGAAAAATCAACCCAAAATTGGGCAACCAGCGGAGCATTCTCTATGGCATTATGATGTATGGTTTAGGGATGTTGCTGTTCGCATTTGCGGGGCAAAGCTGGATGATGTTTGCCATACTCTTTATTTATTGTTTAGGGGGTATTGCAGGACCTTCGTTGCAGTCGGTTATTTCGGCACAGGTGCCAGCCAATGAACAGGGCGACCTCCAAGGGGCGCTAACCAGTATGATTAGCTTGACCAGCATTATTGGGCCACCGCTGATGACCAATGTCTTTTATTATTTTACCCACAGCGAAGCGCCTTTTCAGTTCCCTGGAGCGCCGTTTTTCCTCGGATTTTTACTGATAACGGTGAGTATCGTGGTGGTATATTATGTATTTCAGAAAAATAAACGGTAA
- a CDS encoding multicopper oxidase family protein — translation MNNKAHKRILSIVLLLLMITTNIYAQNVVRYELTVTDTIVNYSGVEKRAIAVNGQIPMPTLTFTEGDIAEIVVHNQLKESTSLHWHGLYVPNKEDGVPYLTQMPIEPNHTFTYRFPITQNGTHWYHSHSGMQEQLGMYGSLILKKRESDPTFRKGIDDLPQVPIILSEWTDIKPENVHRMLHNANDWGGIKKGSVQSYSEAIKAGHFKTKLENEWKRMLAMDVSDVYYDAFLINGLKQSRLSHLKSGDKVRLRIANAGASSYFWLTYAGGKITVVANDGNDVEPIDVDRLIIGVSETYDIIVTIPKEGLAYELLATPEDRTGSASIYLGNGKIQLENRLPKLNYFEGMKMMNNMMNLDGSMDDMGMNMSNQKMDMNTVMYPEITTKKSKHTSHTHKNSENIITLNYGMLKATNPTTLPKNAPVRELRFELTGNMNRYVWSMDNKVLSESDKILIKKGENVRIILYNNSMMRHPMHLHGHDFRLLNGQGDYAPLKNVLDILPMETDTIEFNANLEGDWFFHCHILYHMMSGMNRVFTYQDQAPNPYLPDKKWAYKKLQKESNPFHFMFENDFATNGNDGMMMIQNTRWSIGTEWRLGYHKEHGFEVETHIGRYIGKNQFFMPFIGFDWRYRKQDGEVEKNIFGQANTKDQRAVISIGAEYILPWLITLQGEIFQDGKIRFQLKREDIPITPRLRWAFMLNTDKEYMSSFKYIITRNIALSTHYDSDMGVGIGATFTY, via the coding sequence ATGAATAATAAAGCACATAAAAGAATACTATCAATAGTATTGCTACTATTGATGATAACCACTAACATTTACGCGCAAAATGTAGTGCGTTATGAACTAACAGTTACAGACACCATCGTTAATTATTCAGGTGTAGAAAAAAGAGCAATTGCAGTAAACGGACAAATTCCAATGCCTACTCTCACCTTTACAGAAGGAGATATTGCAGAAATCGTAGTACACAATCAACTAAAAGAAAGTACTTCCTTACATTGGCACGGCTTATATGTCCCAAATAAAGAAGATGGCGTACCCTACCTTACACAAATGCCTATTGAACCCAACCATACATTTACCTATCGTTTCCCCATCACCCAAAATGGCACACATTGGTATCACAGCCATAGTGGAATGCAAGAACAATTAGGCATGTACGGCTCACTAATATTAAAGAAAAGGGAAAGCGACCCAACCTTTAGAAAAGGAATCGATGACTTACCACAAGTTCCCATAATCTTAAGTGAATGGACAGACATCAAACCCGAAAATGTACATAGAATGCTACACAATGCCAACGATTGGGGAGGAATTAAAAAAGGCTCTGTACAAAGCTACTCAGAAGCAATAAAAGCAGGACACTTCAAAACAAAATTAGAAAACGAATGGAAACGAATGTTAGCAATGGATGTAAGCGATGTATATTATGATGCCTTTCTAATAAATGGACTAAAGCAAAGCAGGCTATCACACCTAAAAAGTGGAGATAAAGTACGACTTCGTATAGCTAACGCAGGAGCATCATCATACTTTTGGCTTACCTATGCAGGAGGTAAAATAACAGTAGTAGCCAATGACGGGAATGATGTAGAGCCAATAGATGTAGACCGACTCATCATTGGAGTATCCGAAACCTATGACATTATAGTTACTATTCCAAAAGAGGGCTTAGCCTACGAACTTCTTGCTACACCCGAAGACCGTACAGGTTCTGCATCAATCTATCTCGGAAACGGCAAAATCCAATTAGAAAACAGACTTCCAAAGCTCAATTACTTTGAAGGTATGAAAATGATGAATAATATGATGAATTTAGATGGCAGTATGGACGATATGGGAATGAATATGAGTAATCAGAAAATGGATATGAACACCGTGATGTACCCCGAGATAACAACAAAAAAATCAAAACACACGAGCCATACACACAAAAACTCAGAAAATATCATCACCTTAAACTACGGAATGCTAAAAGCCACCAACCCAACCACACTTCCTAAAAATGCCCCCGTAAGAGAATTACGATTTGAATTAACAGGAAATATGAATCGGTATGTATGGAGTATGGATAATAAAGTCCTTTCCGAATCAGACAAAATACTAATTAAGAAAGGAGAAAATGTAAGAATCATACTATATAATAATTCTATGATGCGACACCCTATGCACCTACACGGTCATGATTTTAGATTACTCAATGGACAAGGAGACTACGCACCACTCAAAAATGTTTTAGACATACTACCAATGGAAACAGATACTATTGAATTCAATGCAAACTTAGAAGGCGATTGGTTTTTTCACTGCCATATCCTATACCACATGATGTCAGGAATGAATAGAGTATTTACCTACCAAGACCAAGCACCTAACCCATATCTGCCCGACAAAAAATGGGCTTATAAAAAACTACAAAAAGAAAGCAATCCATTTCACTTTATGTTTGAAAATGATTTTGCTACCAATGGCAACGATGGAATGATGATGATACAAAATACCCGTTGGAGTATAGGTACAGAATGGAGATTAGGCTATCACAAAGAACACGGATTTGAAGTAGAAACACACATCGGTCGGTATATAGGCAAAAATCAATTCTTTATGCCATTCATTGGCTTTGATTGGAGATACAGAAAACAAGACGGAGAAGTCGAAAAGAATATATTCGGTCAAGCCAATACAAAAGACCAACGAGCCGTAATAAGCATTGGAGCTGAATATATCTTGCCTTGGCTGATAACCCTACAAGGAGAGATATTCCAAGATGGGAAAATCCGTTTCCAACTAAAGCGAGAAGATATACCAATTACGCCAAGATTAAGATGGGCATTTATGCTAAATACTGACAAAGAATATATGTCAAGTTTCAAATACATCATAACCCGAAACATTGCTCTCTCTACACATTACGATAGTGATATGGGAGTCGGTATAGGGGCAACTTTCACTTATTAG
- a CDS encoding Sec-independent protein translocase subunit TatA/TatB has protein sequence MGDFSFSEMLMIALVIVVLFGPKKIPQIARELGQGVRKMKSAMEDIKTEIMKETDNPVSEIKKEIEQVKQSVQEVNPMNDIKNELTKATKDINVEGTGNTDAPKISPLEDETYEGPVSR, from the coding sequence ATGGGAGATTTTAGTTTTAGCGAAATGTTAATGATTGCACTGGTGATTGTGGTGCTGTTTGGACCTAAAAAAATACCACAAATCGCGAGGGAATTGGGGCAAGGCGTACGGAAGATGAAATCCGCAATGGAAGACATTAAAACCGAAATTATGAAAGAAACCGATAACCCTGTCTCCGAAATTAAAAAGGAAATAGAGCAAGTCAAGCAATCTGTACAGGAGGTCAATCCTATGAACGATATTAAAAATGAACTCACCAAAGCGACCAAAGACATCAATGTGGAGGGTACAGGAAACACCGATGCGCCTAAAATATCGCCGTTAGAAGATGAGACTTATGAAGGTCCAGTAAGCCGTTAG
- a CDS encoding SMI1/KNR4 family protein gives MNLETIARLEKYFNKNQNLKGTPVKEADIISAQNNLGIKFNSDYIYFLEKYGGSSAGIDIYSISSTTNSSVVGNENVVDQTIYLWNEYSQHNNFLKNLYAISDDGSGNPILMHPNGEIFIFYHDNFTIEKLYSNLEELFQQSL, from the coding sequence ATGAATTTAGAAACAATTGCTAGATTAGAAAAATATTTTAATAAAAATCAGAATTTAAAAGGTACACCTGTTAAAGAAGCCGATATTATTTCTGCTCAAAATAACTTAGGGATAAAATTTAATTCAGATTACATATATTTTCTAGAAAAATATGGCGGTTCAAGTGCTGGAATTGATATTTATTCAATATCTTCTACAACAAACTCTAGCGTTGTAGGCAATGAAAATGTTGTAGATCAGACGATTTACTTATGGAATGAATATTCTCAGCATAACAACTTCCTCAAAAACCTATATGCCATTTCTGATGATGGTTCAGGAAACCCTATTTTAATGCATCCAAATGGAGAAATTTTTATTTTCTATCATGATAATTTCACTATTGAAAAACTTTATAGTAATCTTGAAGAGTTATTTCAACAATCTTTATAA
- a CDS encoding Imm50 family immunity protein, with product MDIGTKVFLEFQNIIIIENRNMKWFEKAIGKEKIIHMFNGNIDVNEIYLHKILCYDYTLTILFHILNIPPVFPNKWNDKDFNAISMQLSFSDVSCINIYGNNLFNKMGTLNINVDENVVKMSLKGDEINIICESNFYFIDNITPEFINIEESIN from the coding sequence ATGGATATAGGAACAAAAGTTTTCTTGGAATTTCAGAATATTATAATTATTGAGAATAGAAATATGAAATGGTTTGAAAAAGCAATAGGTAAAGAAAAAATAATTCATATGTTTAATGGAAACATTGATGTAAATGAAATCTACTTACACAAAATTTTATGTTATGACTATACATTAACAATATTATTCCATATTTTAAATATCCCACCAGTGTTCCCAAACAAATGGAATGATAAAGACTTTAATGCAATAAGTATGCAATTAAGCTTTTCGGATGTGAGCTGTATTAATATATATGGAAATAATTTATTTAATAAAATGGGAACATTGAACATTAATGTTGATGAAAATGTAGTAAAAATGAGTCTTAAAGGTGATGAGATAAACATAATATGTGAATCTAATTTTTACTTCATTGACAATATAACTCCAGAATTCATTAATATTGAAGAAAGTATAAATTAA
- the gap gene encoding type I glyceraldehyde-3-phosphate dehydrogenase has protein sequence MSKIKVGINGFGRIGRLVFRAMTERDNIEVVGINDLITAEYMAYMLKYDSVHGAFKGEVSVQGNDLVVNGKKIRVTAEKDPNNLKWNEVGAEYIVESTGLFLTKEKAEAHLNAGAKKVILSAPSKDDTPMFVMGVNHKELTDDIKILSNASCTTNCLAPLAKVVHDNFGIVEGLMTTVHATTATQKTVDGPSMKDWRGGRSALNNIIPSSTGAAKAVGKVIPSLNGKLTGMSFRVPTADVSVVDLTVRLEKATSYDEICAAMKAASEGELKGILGYTEDDVVSQDFVGEKRTSVFDKGAGIMLSPNFVKLVSWYDNEMGYSNKLVDLLVHAASL, from the coding sequence ATGTCAAAAATTAAAGTAGGAATTAACGGTTTTGGTAGAATTGGTAGATTAGTATTCAGAGCCATGACCGAGAGAGACAACATCGAAGTGGTAGGCATCAACGACCTCATCACTGCAGAGTATATGGCTTATATGCTTAAATATGACTCTGTACACGGGGCTTTCAAAGGCGAAGTTTCTGTGCAAGGAAATGATTTGGTGGTGAATGGTAAAAAAATCAGAGTAACTGCTGAAAAAGACCCTAACAACCTTAAATGGAACGAAGTTGGTGCTGAGTACATCGTGGAATCTACTGGTTTATTTTTAACCAAAGAAAAAGCGGAAGCTCACCTGAACGCGGGTGCTAAAAAAGTGATCCTTTCGGCGCCGTCTAAAGATGATACGCCAATGTTTGTGATGGGGGTTAACCACAAAGAATTGACTGACGATATTAAAATCTTATCTAACGCCTCTTGCACCACCAACTGTTTAGCGCCTTTGGCAAAAGTGGTTCACGATAACTTCGGTATTGTAGAAGGTTTAATGACGACCGTACACGCCACTACCGCTACTCAGAAAACCGTAGATGGTCCTTCAATGAAAGACTGGAGAGGTGGGCGTTCTGCGCTAAACAACATCATCCCTTCTTCTACAGGTGCAGCCAAAGCGGTTGGAAAAGTGATCCCTTCTCTTAACGGTAAACTTACTGGGATGTCTTTCCGTGTACCTACAGCCGATGTTTCTGTGGTAGACCTTACCGTGAGATTGGAAAAAGCCACTTCTTACGATGAAATCTGCGCTGCAATGAAAGCCGCTTCTGAAGGCGAATTAAAAGGTATTTTAGGTTACACTGAAGATGATGTGGTTTCTCAAGATTTCGTAGGAGAGAAGAGAACTTCTGTATTTGACAAAGGTGCAGGGATTATGCTATCTCCAAACTTTGTGAAATTAGTGTCTTGGTATGATAATGAAATGGGGTACTCTAATAAATTGGTAGATTTATTGGTACATGCCGCTTCTTTATAA
- a CDS encoding heavy-metal-associated domain-containing protein — translation MKHTYKITGMTCESCEAKVKSALLMVENVISVEVSKEKNLATITMDKHIPLAKLKESLAPKYNIIAEEHKEKAEEVKSWLQTYKPILLIFAYIFGVTLLIQLKNKNIDSLEWMRHFMAGFFLVFSFFKMLNLKDFANTYQMYDIVAKKIPIWAYIYAFIELLLGVAYLIDFNPIITNSSALIIMLISIIGVVQSLLDKKKIQCACLGAVFNLPMSTITVIEDGLMIVMSAYMLFQLT, via the coding sequence ATGAAACATACATATAAAATTACAGGTATGACCTGCGAAAGTTGTGAGGCTAAAGTAAAATCAGCTTTGTTAATGGTAGAAAATGTAATATCTGTAGAAGTATCCAAAGAAAAAAATTTAGCAACTATTACAATGGACAAACATATACCATTGGCAAAATTAAAAGAAAGTTTAGCACCGAAATACAATATCATTGCGGAAGAACATAAAGAGAAAGCAGAAGAAGTAAAATCATGGTTACAAACTTACAAACCAATACTACTCATTTTTGCCTATATTTTTGGAGTTACTTTACTCATTCAGCTCAAAAACAAAAATATTGACTCGTTAGAATGGATGCGTCATTTTATGGCAGGATTCTTTTTAGTTTTTTCTTTCTTCAAAATGTTAAACCTAAAAGACTTTGCCAATACTTATCAGATGTATGATATTGTCGCAAAAAAAATTCCCATTTGGGCATATATCTATGCTTTCATAGAATTACTCTTAGGAGTTGCCTATCTTATTGATTTTAACCCCATAATTACCAATAGCAGTGCGCTTATCATTATGCTTATAAGTATTATAGGAGTAGTACAATCTTTATTAGATAAGAAAAAAATTCAATGCGCTTGTTTAGGAGCTGTTTTCAATCTTCCTATGAGTACCATTACAGTAATTGAAGATGGACTTATGATTGTAATGAGTGCATACATGTTATTTCAATTAACCTAA
- the arsB gene encoding ACR3 family arsenite efflux transporter yields MGLFERFLSLWVALAIMLGVVLGVWFPNVFQWVASLEVAHVNLPVAILIWLMIYPMMIQIDWSAIKDVGKKPKGLFLTLFINWLVKPFTMAVFGWLFFRVFFAGWVDAQSAQEYIAGMILLGVAPCTAMVFVWSQLVKGDPNYTLVQVSVNDLIMIVAYAPIAGVLLGVSDIEIPWNTLILSTILYVLLPLLAGWFTRSYLQKSGKSVAQFSGSLKPFSIMGLILTVVLLFAFQAQTIIANPLIILLIAIPLLAQTYGIFALAHVLAKWLKLPHEISAPACLIGTSNFFELAVAVAISLFGLHSGAALATVVGVLVEVPVVLSLVWWLNRQVK; encoded by the coding sequence ATGGGGTTGTTTGAACGTTTTTTAAGCCTTTGGGTGGCGTTGGCGATTATGCTGGGCGTGGTTTTGGGTGTTTGGTTTCCCAATGTATTTCAATGGGTTGCATCTTTGGAAGTGGCTCATGTGAATTTGCCTGTGGCGATACTGATTTGGCTGATGATTTACCCGATGATGATTCAGATTGATTGGTCGGCAATCAAAGACGTGGGCAAAAAACCAAAGGGCTTGTTTTTAACCTTGTTTATCAACTGGTTGGTCAAGCCGTTTACGATGGCGGTGTTCGGCTGGTTGTTTTTTCGGGTGTTTTTTGCAGGTTGGGTGGACGCACAGTCGGCACAAGAATACATTGCCGGCATGATTTTGCTGGGCGTGGCACCGTGCACGGCAATGGTGTTTGTGTGGTCGCAACTGGTCAAAGGCGACCCCAATTACACTTTGGTGCAGGTTTCGGTCAATGATTTGATTATGATTGTGGCGTATGCTCCGATTGCAGGCGTATTGCTCGGCGTAAGCGACATAGAAATTCCGTGGAATACCTTGATTTTAAGCACGATTTTGTATGTGCTGTTGCCCTTGCTGGCTGGGTGGTTTACCCGCTCTTATTTACAAAAATCGGGTAAATCGGTGGCACAATTTTCAGGCAGCCTGAAACCTTTTTCTATTATGGGTTTGATTTTGACGGTGGTGTTGCTATTCGCCTTTCAAGCCCAAACCATTATTGCCAATCCCTTGATTATTTTGCTGATTGCCATTCCCTTGCTGGCACAGACTTACGGCATTTTTGCCTTGGCTCACGTTTTGGCAAAATGGCTCAAATTACCACACGAAATTTCCGCCCCTGCGTGCTTGATTGGCACGAGTAATTTTTTTGAATTAGCGGTGGCGGTGGCAATTTCTTTGTTTGGTTTGCACTCGGGGGCGGCATTGGCAACGGTGGTCGGTGTGCTGGTGGAAGTGCCTGTGGTGCTCTCGCTAGTGTGGTGGCTTAATCGGCAGGTAAAATAA
- a CDS encoding RHS repeat-associated core domain-containing protein, translating to MLFAGQYYDEESGLAYNRFRYYDPEVEIIFRVSGLG from the coding sequence ATGTTATTCGCAGGGCAATATTACGATGAGGAAAGTGGGCTGGCGTATAATCGTTTTCGGTATTATGATCCTGAAGTGGAAATTATATTTCGAGTGAGTGGGTTGGGTTGA
- a CDS encoding copper resistance protein CopD, whose product MSHHLLLIFHLIGAAIWVGGHLVLTLGILPEVLRKKSPELLLNFERKYEKIGMPALVVMVITGVWMAYQFGQGISTWFHFSNPIETVISIKLLLLFSTVLFALSANLWVLPKLSAKTLPLMAFHIISVTIIGVCMLILGSFVRYGGL is encoded by the coding sequence ATGTCTCATCATTTATTGCTTATTTTTCATCTGATAGGCGCCGCCATTTGGGTGGGCGGACATTTGGTCTTAACCTTAGGCATCCTCCCCGAAGTATTGCGAAAAAAATCGCCAGAGTTATTGCTCAACTTTGAGAGGAAATATGAGAAAATAGGAATGCCCGCGCTTGTCGTGATGGTCATCACAGGCGTATGGATGGCATATCAATTTGGGCAAGGCATCAGCACTTGGTTCCATTTTTCTAACCCGATAGAAACCGTGATTTCCATTAAATTGCTCTTGCTCTTCAGTACGGTATTATTTGCTCTAAGTGCTAATTTATGGGTATTACCGAAGCTCAGTGCTAAGACTTTACCGCTGATGGCATTTCACATCATCTCCGTGACTATTATTGGTGTTTGTATGCTGATTTTAGGGAGTTTTGTGCGCTATGGCGGTTTATAG
- a CDS encoding phosphatase PAP2 family protein: MQEIIHLDQSIFLFLNGLGNPYFDAFWTIVSGKLTWLPLYFIFLYLILKHFNRRSVLYILLFIALGLVVSDQLANIFKIGVHRLRPCQDLSLEGLVREVQCGGAYGFYSAHASNTFFIASFMSALFSKKWRYFSLLVLLWAGFVSYSRIYLGVHFPLDILFGAAVGYLLGGFFATLAKKVVHQKPIL, translated from the coding sequence ATGCAAGAGATTATCCATTTAGACCAATCCATTTTTTTGTTTCTTAATGGCTTAGGGAACCCTTATTTTGATGCGTTTTGGACTATAGTTTCTGGGAAGCTCACTTGGCTACCGCTGTATTTTATTTTTTTATACTTGATTTTAAAACATTTTAACCGCCGTTCGGTGCTTTATATCTTGTTGTTTATCGCGTTGGGACTGGTGGTTTCTGACCAGTTGGCGAATATTTTCAAAATAGGAGTTCATAGGTTGCGGCCGTGCCAAGACCTTAGTTTAGAAGGTTTGGTGCGAGAGGTGCAGTGTGGCGGCGCTTACGGCTTTTACTCTGCCCATGCCTCTAATACTTTTTTTATCGCCAGTTTTATGTCGGCATTGTTTTCAAAAAAATGGCGTTATTTTTCGTTGTTAGTGTTGCTGTGGGCAGGTTTTGTGTCTTATAGCCGAATTTATTTGGGCGTTCACTTTCCGTTGGATATCCTTTTTGGTGCCGCTGTGGGCTACTTGCTGGGCGGGTTTTTTGCGACTTTAGCCAAGAAAGTGGTGCATCAAAAGCCTATTCTATAA